The uncultured Campylobacter sp. DNA segment GCTAGCAGCTCCGGTAAAAATGCCAACAGCCCATCGTATCGCCCGCTCGCATACAAGATAGCCGTTAGCTCGTAAAGCTTATAAAGATCCTTTTCCCTCTTTAGAGGAAGCTTTTTTTCTAGCTTTTCAAAGTGGCTTTTTTGCTTAGGGGTTGCGCAATAAGGTGCTAAAATTTCTATATTCATTAGTAATATTTTTTAAATTTATCATCCTGCAAGGCGTCTAGTTGTTCGGCTATCAGGGCGTTCATATAGTTTTGCAGCTCCTCCCTGCTGTTATAAGTAGGTTGGCGATCCTTATCGGGAAATTCAAGCGTTTTGTAATCAACTTCTTCATTGATGAGTTTTACCCGTGAAGCGTCTATGATTAGGCTCATACGATATGAAAATTCATAAGAAGTTTCTTTCTCTTCTATGCACTTGTGAAGATATTCCAAGGTATTGTTTAAAAAGTAAAGCGCCAAATAATCCTGGAAATAGTCATCATACATATCTTGAAAATCAGGCAAGCCTTTGTAATCGGTAACGCTTTTAAAATGCAAAAAACACGCTTTGCGCTGTTCCGGCGTGATGGTAGGCACTTC contains these protein-coding regions:
- a CDS encoding DUF6707 family protein, with translation MPKTAERIVMNIEILAPYCTTAKQQKLLEKLRKKLSLKSSKDLQTVVELIERLFVSKQYEGLLAFLPEILAVPFAANFNLWYPIERSFALIAEVPTITPEQRKACFLHFKSVTDYKGLPDFQDMYDDYFQDYLALYFLNNTLEYLHKCIEEKETSYEFSYRMSLIIDASRVKLINEEVDYKTLEFPDKDRQPTYNSREELQNYMNALIAEQLDALQDDKFKKYY